From Parasteatoda tepidariorum isolate YZ-2023 chromosome 1, CAS_Ptep_4.0, whole genome shotgun sequence, one genomic window encodes:
- the LOC107451409 gene encoding nuclear factor NF-kappa-B p100 subunit encodes MHHCFDYENTFQTLSSEFQSSLSYAASSSTSSYGNPYLTINSELPDKFRFRYRNEGPHGGLQPIIELHGCDDPSGIYIKASLYTNEEIPRLHVTNCLFGKHCDDGVCWMKLSEDFTAEFPQLPILIKKMDETKVILEERIKQRYLEQGKSISEKNLKKESKMELKGYNSNCVKFCFEAFYKKDENFPVCKKIFSKPVNFFKSKDTVKKLNISRLSRYTGKVTGNEDTILLCDEIDKDDIEIVFFSLDNDQNEDWKENAKFLPSDVHHQVAICFQTPPFKENIEKEVFIQLRSKSNGMKSNAVNFRYVPCHELEPELIVQQTKKRKRLAEDLLEGDLSMSLASSSKTEQIKAFGDLDGYLGLKPPLSMSIFETGESSNDDKPSNELPVEIQDSFNLNLFDEVNFDGLIDNLASLNIKEKTSEGIMNKSCSSEAEQEQILKSSVTNQIKGSRKDTFFKFLPTLIAFEDENENNILHLFVIEESEDVSLLLKMLEYAPIDLLNQVNKMHMTPLLIAVSKNLWKIVRILLKHGADPKVKDKNGNNCVHLAAMFNFPFCMREVLASLLGDSTQKYLLDINGLNYDGLAPLHLSIISNSEICTKLLFEANANANITDGKSGKTPLHFAYERSPDLIAFLRTQSEIDPDAKDYSGNIPKSCLPSTSNTSSPIILELNEKVSLKSKCSEINKIGYKDEKQINSCELHDNKKSHIYKNEEAFCKELDSNGLWKKLALYVMDEKELNTIAIMDPNPTRTVLNQLKKHGCEDYDKKLKFILEDNELKPYAKLLVLVGSSTTFEDITNF; translated from the exons ttacatGGTTGTGATGATCCATCAGGTATATACATTAAAGCTTCTTTGTACACCAATGAAGAAATACCTAGATTGCATGTTACTAACTGTCTTTTTGGAAAACATTGCGATGATGGAGTGTGCTGGATGAAATTGTCTGAAGACTTTACAGCAGA GTTTCCTCAACTGCCaattttgattaagaaaatggATGAAACAAAAGTCATTTTAGAAGAAAGAATTAAGCAAAGATATT TGGAGCAAGGGAaaagtatttctgaaaaaaatctgaaaaaagaatcaaaaatggaattaaaaggATATAACAGTAATTGTGTTAAGTTTTGCTTTGAAgccttttataaaaaagatgaaaattttcctgtatgcaagaaaatattttcaaaaccagttaatttcttca aaagtaaagatactgttaaaaagttaaatatttctcgATTATCAAGATACACAGGAAAGGTGACTGGAAATGAAGATACAATATTGTTATGTGATGAAATAGACAAAG atGATATTGAGATTGTGTTCTTCAGTTTGGACAATGATCAAAATGAGGATTggaaagaaaatgcaaaattcctTCCTTCTGATGTCCATCATCag GTTGCTATATGTTTCCAAACTCCTCCTTTCAAAGAGAATATCGAAAAAGAAGTTTTCATTCAACTTCGTAGCAAGTCAAATGGAATGAAAAGTAATGCAGTGAACTTCCGTTATGTACCTTGTCACG agttGGAACCAGAATTAATAGTACAGCAAACAAAGAAACGGAAAAGACTGGCCGAAGATCTCCTCGAAGGTGACCTTTCTATGTCACTGGCAAGTTCTTCAAAAACTGAGCAAATAAAAGCTTTTGGTGACTTAGATg gttATCTAGGATTGAAACCTCCTCTATCAATGTCTATTTTTGAAACTGGTGAATCATCTAATGATGATAAGCCATCTAACGAGTTGCCAGTTGAAATACAAGACTCCTTTAACTTAAACTTATTCGATGAAGTAAATTTTGATGGTCTCATTGATAATCTGGCATctctaaatattaaagaaaagacTTCTGAGGGGATAATGAATAAAAGCTGCTCTTCAGAAGCAGAACAGGAGCAAATACTAAAAAGTAGTGTTACAAATCAGATCAAAGGAAGCAGAAaggatacattttttaaatttcttccaacGTTAATAGCTTTTGAAGatgaaaacgaaaataa tatcttGCATTTGTTTGTTATTGAAGAAAGTGAAGATGTatctttgttattaaaaatgttggaATATGCTCCTATTGATCTTCTAAACCAAGTCAACAAAATGCATATG aCACCACTGTTGATTGCTGTGagtaaaaatttatggaaaatagTCAGAATCCTATTGAAGCATGGTGCTGATCCAAAAGTCAAAGATAAAAATGGGAATAATTGTGTACATTTAGCAGCTAtgtttaattttccattttgtatGAGAGAAGTTTTAGCTTCTCTATTAGGGGATTCCACACAAAAGTACCTTCTAGATATTAATGGTTTAAACTATGATG GTCTTGCTCCTTTGCATTTGTCTATTATAAGCAATTCTGAAATATGCACAAAACTGCTTTTCGAAGCCAACGCAAATGCCAATATCACTGATGGAAAATCTGGGAAAACACCTCTCCATTTTGCATATGAGAGAAGTCCTGACTTGATTGCATTTTTACGGACACAA TCTGAAATAGATCCTGATGCTAAAGATTACAGTGGTAATATACCTAAGTCATGCCTACCTAGTACATCTAACACTTCTTCACCTATCATACTAGAGCTTAATGAAAAG gtatctttaaaatcaaaatgctCTGAGATAAACAAGATTGGATATAAAgatg aaaagcaaATTAACTCATGTGAATTGCATGATAATAAGAAaagtcatatttataaaaatgaggaAGCCTTTTGCAAGGAATTAGATTCAAATGGACTTTGGAAGAAACTGGCATTATATGTAATGGATGAAAAAGAATTGAACACAATTGCGATTATGGATCCTAATCCTACCCGGACTGTTTTAAACCAACTCAAA AAACACGGTTGTGAAGATTATGATAAgaaattgaagtttattttagaaGATAATGAATTAAAGCCATATGCTAAATTACTAGTATTGGTTGGATCCAGCACAACTTTTGAGGATATTACaaacttttga